Proteins found in one Microbacterium sp. SSM24 genomic segment:
- a CDS encoding branched-chain amino acid ABC transporter permease — translation MTATRTETAPVTISRWTRTSRFGTPAAVVLFAGLFALPFLTALSNVRSVTDLLVLIILASMWNLMAGYGGMESVGQQAYIGLGAYGLVVLADQLGINIFLAVPLAGAIAGVIAFLISFLAFRLIGGYFAIGTWVIAEVVKLIITQFPSLGLGSGMSLYAMSPFDRDLRIAVSYWIALGVTVLALVTCVFLVRSGFGLGLTAVRDDPTAAATSGVDVNRAKRLVFVISGIGTGMAGAIIAISTLRVQPDSLFSVQWSVLMIFMVVIGGVGSIEGPVIGAIIFWGLREVLADYGSLYLILLGAVAIVFALFFRGGVWGLIQRRRRFSIFPVGYSASFRTSE, via the coding sequence ATGACCGCCACCAGAACCGAGACGGCCCCGGTGACCATCAGCCGGTGGACCCGCACATCGAGATTCGGGACTCCCGCAGCGGTGGTGCTCTTCGCGGGCCTGTTCGCCCTGCCGTTCCTGACGGCTCTGTCGAACGTACGCTCCGTGACCGACCTCCTCGTGCTGATCATCCTGGCATCGATGTGGAACCTGATGGCCGGCTACGGCGGGATGGAGTCAGTGGGCCAGCAGGCATACATCGGCCTCGGGGCCTACGGGCTCGTCGTCCTGGCGGACCAACTGGGAATCAACATCTTCCTCGCTGTGCCCCTCGCGGGGGCGATCGCCGGCGTGATCGCCTTTCTGATCTCGTTTCTCGCGTTCCGGCTCATCGGGGGGTATTTCGCCATCGGAACGTGGGTCATCGCGGAGGTCGTCAAGCTCATCATCACGCAGTTCCCTTCTCTGGGATTGGGCAGCGGCATGTCCCTCTACGCGATGTCGCCCTTCGACAGGGATCTGCGGATCGCGGTCAGCTACTGGATCGCGCTGGGAGTCACCGTGCTCGCGCTCGTCACGTGCGTCTTCCTCGTTCGCTCCGGCTTCGGCCTCGGGCTGACCGCTGTCCGCGACGACCCCACCGCAGCTGCGACATCGGGGGTGGATGTGAACCGGGCCAAGCGGCTCGTATTCGTCATCTCAGGCATCGGAACGGGGATGGCGGGCGCCATCATCGCCATCTCGACGCTCCGGGTCCAACCGGATTCGCTGTTCTCGGTCCAGTGGTCCGTACTCATGATCTTCATGGTCGTCATTGGAGGCGTGGGTTCCATCGAAGGCCCCGTCATCGGCGCGATCATCTTCTGGGGCCTCCGGGAAGTTCTCGCCGACTACGGCTCGCTCTACTTAATTCTCCTGGGAGCCGTGGCCATCGTGTTCGCGCTGTTCTTCCGAGGCGGAGTATGGGGGCTGATCCAGAGGCGCCGGCGATTCTCCATCTTCCCCGTCGGCTACTCGGCCTCCTTCCGCACCTCCGAATAG
- a CDS encoding 3-oxoacid CoA-transferase subunit A, which translates to MIDKTVGSVDEAVAGIHDGAVVMIGGFGRAGQPVELIDALIAQGARDLTVVNNNAGNGDAGLAALLARKRVRKIVCSFPRQHDSWVFDGLYRAGEIELELVPQGNLAERIRAAGAGIGAFYSPTGVGTQLTEGKEIRVIDGRSFALEYPIRADVALVSAYRGDRWGNLVYRETARNFGPIMAAAATTTIVQVDTIVPLGSLDPETVVTPGIYIDRVVAVGERPWLQDGVFIGGVDLEGQPLDAGAASGTEVDQ; encoded by the coding sequence GTGATCGACAAGACCGTAGGGTCCGTCGATGAGGCTGTGGCCGGCATCCATGACGGAGCCGTCGTCATGATCGGCGGGTTCGGCCGAGCCGGACAACCCGTCGAGCTCATCGATGCGCTCATCGCGCAGGGCGCGCGCGACCTCACGGTTGTGAACAACAACGCAGGCAACGGCGATGCCGGGCTCGCCGCGCTCCTCGCGAGGAAGCGTGTGCGCAAGATCGTCTGCTCCTTCCCACGCCAGCATGACTCGTGGGTGTTCGACGGGCTCTACCGCGCAGGCGAGATCGAACTGGAGCTCGTCCCGCAGGGGAACCTGGCCGAGCGCATCCGCGCAGCGGGTGCCGGCATCGGCGCCTTCTATTCGCCGACCGGCGTCGGCACGCAGCTCACCGAGGGCAAGGAGATCCGAGTGATCGACGGACGCTCGTTCGCCCTGGAGTACCCGATCCGTGCCGACGTCGCGCTCGTGAGCGCGTACCGCGGCGACCGGTGGGGAAATCTCGTCTACCGAGAGACAGCGCGCAACTTCGGGCCGATCATGGCGGCGGCCGCCACGACGACCATTGTTCAGGTCGACACGATCGTGCCCCTCGGGTCGCTCGACCCGGAGACGGTAGTCACGCCCGGCATCTACATCGACCGCGTCGTCGCGGTCGGTGAGCGCCCCTGGCTGCAGGACGGCGTGTTCATCGGCGGAGTGGATCTCGAAGGTCAGCCGCTCGACGCGGGCGCCGCCTCAGGGACCGAGGTCGACCAATGA
- a CDS encoding 3-oxoacid CoA-transferase subunit B, whose amino-acid sequence MNAEAERVTRISREQLARRIARDIPEGSFVNLGIGAPTLVADYLPDDQEIILHTENGMLGMGARPALGEIDPDLINAGKQPVTALAGAAFFHHADSFAMMRGGHLDVCVLGAFQVSQSGDLANWSTGAPGAIPAVGGAMDLAIGAKQVYVMTDLLTKTGEPKLVEACTYPLTGMGCVTRVYTDHAVFDVTPEGFSVREAFGENSVELLARLTGLRLTDAALSGIREGE is encoded by the coding sequence ATGAACGCCGAGGCAGAGCGGGTCACCCGGATCTCTCGAGAACAGCTTGCCAGGCGCATCGCCCGCGACATCCCGGAGGGGTCATTCGTCAATCTCGGCATCGGCGCACCCACGCTCGTTGCCGACTACCTTCCCGACGATCAGGAGATCATCCTCCATACCGAGAACGGCATGCTCGGAATGGGCGCCCGACCCGCCCTGGGCGAGATCGATCCGGACCTCATCAATGCGGGCAAGCAGCCGGTCACCGCCCTCGCGGGCGCCGCCTTTTTCCACCACGCCGACTCCTTCGCAATGATGCGCGGCGGACATCTCGATGTGTGCGTGCTCGGCGCGTTCCAGGTGTCGCAGTCGGGTGACCTGGCGAACTGGTCCACCGGAGCACCCGGCGCCATCCCCGCGGTCGGCGGAGCGATGGACCTCGCCATCGGCGCGAAGCAGGTCTACGTGATGACGGATCTGCTCACCAAGACCGGAGAGCCCAAGCTCGTCGAGGCATGCACCTACCCGCTCACCGGTATGGGTTGCGTGACACGCGTGTACACCGACCACGCCGTCTTCGATGTCACGCCGGAGGGCTTCTCGGTGCGCGAGGCATTCGGCGAGAACTCGGTCGAGCTCCTCGCCCGGCTGACCGGCCTGAGGTTGACGGATGCCGCGCTCAGCGGCATCCGGGAAGGCGAATGA
- a CDS encoding thiolase family protein has protein sequence MTTFVYDAVRTPFGRAGGALAAVRPDDLAAVVMKATVERTGLDPARVDDVIFGDANQAGEDNRNVARMGALLAGFPTTVTGVTVNRLCASSVEAVIQGSRAIDSGDVDLVLAGGVESMSRAPYVVEKSPRPWPSVGNQTLWNTAIGWRMTNPRLPEDWTISNGEAAELIAREWGITRDAQDAFAVRSHRLAAAAWAEGLYDAETVQVPGIVLARDEGIRDDTSIEKLAGLRALFADSEGTVTAGNSSPINDGASAVLLGREHALTAEPLARITGRASHGVDPDRFPIAPIEAANKALTRAGRTWADVDFVELNEAFASQSLACLAGWPELDPDKLNIHGGALAIGHPLGASGGRIIGHAAHELARRGRGIAVAAICIGVGQGLAVVLER, from the coding sequence ATGACCACCTTTGTGTACGACGCCGTCCGCACGCCCTTCGGCCGTGCCGGCGGCGCCCTGGCCGCAGTGCGTCCAGACGACCTGGCGGCAGTGGTGATGAAGGCGACGGTCGAGCGGACCGGCCTGGATCCCGCGCGAGTCGATGATGTGATCTTCGGCGACGCGAACCAGGCCGGCGAGGACAACCGCAACGTCGCGCGCATGGGCGCGCTGCTCGCAGGGTTTCCGACCACGGTGACGGGCGTCACGGTCAATCGGCTTTGCGCCTCGTCGGTCGAGGCGGTCATCCAGGGCTCGCGCGCCATCGACTCGGGCGACGTCGACCTCGTGCTCGCCGGCGGCGTGGAGTCGATGAGCCGTGCACCCTACGTCGTCGAGAAGTCGCCGCGTCCGTGGCCGAGCGTCGGCAATCAGACACTGTGGAACACGGCCATCGGATGGCGCATGACCAACCCGAGGCTGCCGGAGGACTGGACCATCTCCAACGGTGAGGCCGCCGAGCTGATTGCCCGCGAGTGGGGCATCACGAGAGATGCGCAGGACGCCTTCGCCGTGCGCTCGCACCGACTCGCGGCAGCCGCCTGGGCAGAGGGTCTGTACGACGCCGAGACCGTGCAGGTGCCCGGCATCGTACTCGCCCGCGACGAAGGCATCCGCGACGACACCTCGATCGAGAAGCTCGCCGGGCTGAGGGCGCTCTTCGCCGATTCTGAGGGCACCGTCACCGCAGGCAACTCATCGCCGATCAACGATGGCGCCTCCGCGGTGCTCCTCGGCCGCGAGCATGCGCTGACGGCCGAACCGCTGGCCCGGATCACCGGCCGGGCGTCGCACGGCGTCGATCCGGACAGATTCCCGATCGCGCCGATCGAGGCGGCGAACAAGGCTCTGACGCGGGCCGGCCGCACCTGGGCAGACGTGGACTTCGTCGAGCTCAACGAGGCATTCGCGTCGCAGTCGCTGGCCTGTCTGGCGGGCTGGCCCGAGCTCGACCCCGACAAGCTCAACATCCATGGCGGTGCACTCGCGATCGGACATCCGCTCGGGGCCTCGGGCGGGCGCATCATCGGCCACGCGGCGCACGAACTCGCACGTCGCGGCCGCGGCATCGCGGTCGCCGCGATCTGCATCGGCGTCGGGCAGGGCCTCGCCGTTGTGCTCGAACGCTGA